In the Brettanomyces nanus chromosome 1, complete sequence genome, TCTTAACAGTGCGAATAATCAAATCGTTTCCTTACAGGAACGTGAAAAATCATATATTTCATCACGTGGACTTACTGGATACAAACCCTAAGCAATTTTTTGACATGATTCTTAAGACTATCAACACCGAAGGGAACTTAAGACCGTACAGAAACGTGAAGTACGACACTATCAAAATATACACTCACGCGCATGGCACGAAAACTATGAATCTAGTGATTAACATGGAACATGATGACGATTGGGTATTAGATCTGAGTAATGAAGGAAAGGAGTTGGTGGAATATGGCATACAGAATGAA is a window encoding:
- a CDS encoding uncharacterized protein (EggNog:ENOG41), which encodes MTNVKNHIFHHVDLLDTNPKQFFDMILKTINTEGNLRPYRNVKYDTIKIYTHAHGTKTMNLVINMEHDDDWVLDLSNEGKELVEYGIQNETELSIYNEGEYLAYKKDPVDKW